Proteins found in one Candidatus Cetobacterium colombiensis genomic segment:
- a CDS encoding coproporphyrinogen III oxidase, with protein MSITTNFPLSEKSVEEFVRILLPTEVGKDIKGEAIYKENKIILKVEIDGKEASMEEENLESIIEDQKVIMLKGTLLKAFDKHYPWGSLIGVRPTKMTRRFLQMGFSRERVVKLLSNMYLASLEKIELLMRVIETEEKLLNKEAMNMYIGIPFCPSKCRYCSFASYEINSSLGRFYPKFVETLLEEIELVGELSKERGFIYESLYIGGGTPSVLTEEDTEKVLAAVHKHIDFSNLKEFTFEAGREDAITREKLEILKKYGVDRVSLNPQTFKEETLKSLNRTFNRKHFDEVYRDIKEIGFILNMDLILGLPGESVEDILNTLEELKKYEIDNLTIHSLAKKKGSPLYHVDFEQSEVERVIVEGAIKKLVKEKGMQPYYMYRQKNSLDWGENVGYSTLGNESRFNIEMIEENQQTMGLGGGAISKAIHKETEYIDQIERLVNPKDPALYIAEMKLRHDKKIKLFSKEIV; from the coding sequence GTGTCAATAACTACTAACTTTCCTCTAAGTGAAAAAAGCGTAGAGGAGTTTGTAAGAATTTTATTACCTACAGAAGTGGGTAAAGATATAAAAGGTGAAGCAATCTATAAAGAAAATAAGATTATTTTAAAGGTTGAAATAGATGGAAAAGAAGCTTCAATGGAAGAAGAAAATTTAGAAAGTATAATAGAGGACCAAAAAGTAATCATGCTAAAAGGTACACTTTTAAAAGCTTTTGATAAACATTATCCATGGGGAAGTTTAATTGGAGTAAGACCTACTAAAATGACTAGAAGATTTCTACAAATGGGATTTTCTAGAGAGAGGGTAGTGAAACTTTTATCGAATATGTACCTTGCTAGCTTAGAAAAAATTGAACTTTTAATGAGAGTTATAGAAACTGAAGAAAAGTTATTGAATAAAGAAGCTATGAATATGTATATAGGCATTCCTTTTTGTCCTTCAAAATGTAGATACTGTTCTTTTGCATCATATGAGATAAATAGTAGTTTAGGAAGATTTTATCCAAAATTTGTAGAAACACTTTTAGAAGAGATTGAGCTTGTGGGAGAGTTATCTAAAGAAAGAGGATTTATATATGAATCTTTATATATTGGTGGAGGAACACCAAGTGTTTTAACTGAAGAGGATACAGAGAAAGTTTTAGCAGCAGTACATAAACATATAGATTTTTCTAATTTAAAAGAGTTTACTTTTGAAGCTGGAAGAGAAGACGCTATAACAAGAGAAAAACTTGAAATATTAAAAAAATATGGTGTAGATAGAGTTAGTTTAAATCCTCAAACATTTAAAGAGGAAACTTTAAAATCATTGAATAGAACATTTAATAGAAAACATTTTGATGAAGTTTATAGAGATATTAAAGAAATTGGTTTTATTTTAAATATGGATTTGATTTTAGGGTTACCTGGTGAGAGTGTAGAAGATATTTTAAATACTTTAGAGGAATTAAAAAAATATGAAATAGACAATTTAACAATTCACTCTTTAGCTAAGAAAAAAGGTTCGCCTCTTTATCATGTGGACTTTGAACAATCAGAAGTAGAAAGAGTGATAGTAGAGGGAGCTATAAAAAAACTGGTAAAAGAAAAAGGGATGCAACCTTATTATATGTATCGTCAAAAAAATAGTTTAGATTGGGGAGAGAATGTAGGATATTCTACTTTGGGAAATGAATCGAGATTTAATATTGAGATGATTGAAGAGAACCAACAAACTATGGGACTAGGTGGAGGAGCTATAAGTAAGGCAATCCACAAAGAAACAGAATATATAGATCAAATTGAAAGATTGGTTAATCCTAAAGATCCAGCTCTATATATTGCTGAAATGAAGTTAAGACATGATAAAAAGATAAAGCTTTTTTCAAAGGAGATAGTATAG
- the pcp gene encoding pyroglutamyl-peptidase I: MKVLITGFDPFGGESINPAWEAVKAMENNIDGIEVIKLQIPTVFRKSAEKLFEGIEEHKPNVVICVGQAGGRYDMSIERVAINMDDGRIPDNEGYQPIDTAVYEDGENAYFSTLPIKGIVEEIKAAKIPASVSNTAGTYVCNHIMYSLLYYISKNNLDIKGGFIHVPYITEQVVDKKNMPYMEVSTITRALESAVKALNKYEVDVKVSGGKEF; encoded by the coding sequence ATGAAGGTTTTAATAACAGGATTTGATCCTTTTGGAGGAGAAAGTATTAATCCAGCTTGGGAAGCAGTAAAAGCTATGGAGAATAATATTGATGGAATAGAGGTTATTAAATTACAAATACCTACAGTTTTTAGAAAATCAGCAGAAAAGCTATTTGAAGGAATTGAAGAGCATAAACCAAATGTTGTTATTTGTGTAGGGCAAGCTGGTGGAAGATATGATATGTCAATTGAAAGAGTAGCTATAAATATGGATGATGGAAGAATCCCAGATAATGAAGGATATCAGCCAATTGATACTGCTGTTTATGAAGATGGAGAAAATGCTTATTTTTCAACACTACCTATAAAAGGAATTGTAGAAGAGATTAAAGCTGCAAAGATACCTGCATCAGTTTCAAATACAGCAGGGACTTATGTATGTAATCATATAATGTATTCATTATTATATTATATATCAAAGAATAACTTAGATATAAAAGGTGGATTTATACATGTACCTTATATAACTGAGCAAGTAGTAGATAAAAAGAATATGCCTTATATGGAAGTATCAACTATAACAAGAGCTTTAGAAAGTGCTGTAAAAGCATTAAATAAGTATGAGGTTGATGTTAAAGTATCGGGTGGTAAAGAGTTTTAA
- the hslO gene encoding Hsp33 family molecular chaperone HslO translates to MSRLIRGVSKNARFVLVDTKDIVQEALNIHKCSPTAIAAFGRLLSASVMMGATLKGDDILTLRTTTNGPLSTMVATIDKNGVKGYVSNPTADLPLKANGQPDVQGLVGQGTLNVIKDLGLKDPYVGVSTIESGEIAYDIAYYFVTSEQTPTVIALGVDLENETTVRSAGGYMIQLLPDAEENFIVELENKIGAIRSVTELFRGGMDLERILHLLYEDMNDETHEKLIESYEILDSKEVKYNCNCDREKFYKGVITLGKEQLEEILEERGEVEAECHFCGKRYSFKREDLGEIL, encoded by the coding sequence ATGAGTAGATTAATTAGAGGTGTAAGTAAAAATGCAAGATTTGTTCTTGTAGATACAAAAGATATCGTGCAAGAGGCTTTAAATATACATAAATGCAGTCCAACTGCAATTGCTGCATTTGGAAGACTTTTATCAGCATCTGTTATGATGGGAGCAACATTAAAAGGAGATGATATTTTAACTCTTAGAACGACAACAAATGGTCCTTTATCAACAATGGTAGCTACAATTGACAAAAATGGTGTAAAGGGATATGTTTCAAATCCAACTGCAGATTTGCCGTTAAAGGCTAATGGACAACCAGATGTTCAAGGATTAGTAGGTCAAGGGACATTAAATGTAATAAAAGATTTAGGATTAAAAGATCCTTATGTTGGAGTTTCAACAATAGAAAGCGGAGAGATTGCTTATGATATAGCTTACTATTTTGTAACTTCGGAGCAAACACCAACTGTTATAGCTCTAGGAGTAGATTTAGAAAATGAAACAACAGTTAGATCAGCAGGTGGATATATGATTCAGTTGTTACCTGATGCAGAAGAGAATTTTATAGTTGAATTAGAAAATAAAATAGGTGCAATTAGAAGTGTAACAGAATTATTTAGAGGTGGAATGGATTTAGAAAGAATTTTACACCTTTTATATGAGGATATGAACGATGAAACTCATGAAAAATTAATAGAATCTTATGAAATTCTAGATTCTAAAGAAGTAAAATATAATTGTAATTGTGATAGAGAAAAATTCTATAAAGGAGTTATAACTTTAGGAAAAGAGCAATTAGAAGAGATTTTAGAAGAAAGAGGAGAAGTAGAAGCTGAATGTCATTTCTGTGGAAAAAGATATTCATTTAAAAGAGAGGACTTAGGTGAAATACTGTGA
- a CDS encoding undecaprenyl-diphosphate phosphatase, translating to MNPFLLVVILAIVEGMTEFVPVSSTGHMILVERLINSPLVSKKFMENFLVIIQFGAILSVVAYFWKDLTPFVKTKDEFKEKFSLWTKIIVGVLPAGVIGLLADDYISEFFMDNTTIVASMLILYGIIFILVERKNLKGKVGSIKEMSYKLAFTIGFFQCLAMIPGTSRSGATIVGALLLGVSRAVAAEYSFFLAIPTMAGATLLKLVKNGLNFTPLEWQLLAVGSIVSFVVAYVVIKWFMGYIKKRTFKAFGIYRIIIGILVLLLMK from the coding sequence ATGAATCCGTTTTTACTAGTTGTAATACTAGCGATAGTTGAGGGGATGACGGAGTTTGTTCCTGTAAGTAGTACTGGACATATGATATTAGTGGAGAGACTTATAAACTCTCCGCTTGTATCTAAAAAATTTATGGAAAATTTTTTAGTAATTATTCAATTTGGAGCTATTTTATCAGTGGTAGCTTATTTTTGGAAGGATTTAACACCTTTTGTAAAAACAAAAGATGAGTTTAAGGAGAAGTTTTCTCTTTGGACTAAAATAATTGTGGGAGTTTTACCTGCAGGTGTAATTGGATTATTAGCAGATGACTATATTTCTGAATTTTTCATGGATAATACAACAATTGTAGCAAGTATGTTGATTCTTTATGGAATTATATTTATTTTAGTTGAAAGAAAAAATTTAAAAGGAAAAGTTGGTTCAATAAAAGAGATGTCTTATAAACTAGCTTTTACAATTGGATTTTTTCAATGCTTAGCAATGATACCAGGAACATCTCGTTCTGGAGCAACAATAGTTGGAGCACTTTTACTAGGTGTATCAAGAGCTGTAGCGGCGGAGTATTCATTTTTCTTAGCTATTCCAACAATGGCTGGAGCGACACTACTGAAGCTTGTGAAAAATGGACTTAACTTTACACCTTTAGAGTGGCAATTATTAGCTGTGGGATCTATAGTTTCTTTTGTTGTGGCATATGTAGTTATTAAATGGTTTATGGGATATATTAAGAAAAGAACGTTTAAGGCTTTTGGAATATATAGAATCATAATTGGAATTTTAGTTTTATTATTAATGAAATAG
- a CDS encoding FomA family porin-like outer membrane protein, with translation MKKLALFLGSLLVVGTAVQAKEIVAPVEVSKEVVVVAEPVVEEVIVTPEFKSTGYIGVQYRAYGETEGHGDNIKWNDASNEPDDNQDTWNRGANNYSRLETTFGVQATENFSVEGRIRDYNNLEGNGNKHENSKNGTETRLRAYYQHNEWFTSRLQYRDEEDDSQNLEYQARFTVYKNEGALLSKLLLAPKVYHSFPEDGGSNYMNTIGMDIEYAGNLPLGFTWDGTIYLNQNFYGQDFHTNADLTDNKDKEFVVDWEIYLYRTVALYSTDKYAIDFNFEGGYDPYSFGQYDKYTKDDATNKVSKSSKTTYSLYTLLTLDAEYKITESLAVNAGVGAEYRNWDVTSQDAASHWRWQPLAYAGMKVTF, from the coding sequence ATGAAAAAATTAGCACTTTTTTTAGGATCTTTACTTGTTGTAGGAACTGCGGTACAAGCGAAAGAGATTGTTGCTCCAGTAGAAGTATCAAAAGAGGTTGTAGTAGTTGCAGAACCTGTTGTTGAAGAGGTTATTGTTACTCCTGAATTTAAATCAACAGGATATATTGGAGTACAATATAGAGCATATGGTGAAACAGAAGGTCATGGAGATAATATAAAATGGAATGATGCTTCAAATGAGCCAGATGATAATCAAGATACATGGAATAGAGGGGCTAATAACTACTCTAGACTTGAGACAACTTTTGGAGTACAAGCAACAGAAAATTTTTCGGTAGAAGGAAGAATAAGAGATTATAATAATTTAGAAGGAAATGGAAATAAGCATGAAAATTCTAAGAATGGAACTGAAACAAGATTAAGAGCTTATTACCAGCATAATGAATGGTTCACTTCAAGATTACAGTACAGAGATGAAGAAGATGATTCTCAGAACTTAGAATATCAAGCAAGATTTACAGTTTATAAAAATGAAGGAGCTTTATTAAGTAAATTATTACTTGCACCAAAAGTATATCATTCATTCCCAGAAGATGGTGGGTCAAATTATATGAATACTATTGGTATGGATATTGAGTATGCAGGTAACTTACCACTAGGATTTACTTGGGATGGTACAATCTACTTAAATCAAAACTTCTATGGACAAGACTTCCATACAAATGCTGATTTAACAGATAATAAAGATAAAGAGTTTGTAGTAGACTGGGAAATTTATTTATATAGAACAGTTGCATTATATTCAACAGATAAATATGCAATTGATTTCAATTTTGAAGGTGGATATGATCCATATTCATTTGGTCAATATGATAAGTATACTAAAGATGATGCAACTAACAAAGTTTCAAAATCATCTAAAACAACTTATAGCTTATATACATTATTAACTTTAGATGCTGAATACAAAATAACAGAAAGTCTTGCTGTAAATGCAGGAGTTGGAGCAGAGTACAGAAACTGGGATGTAACATCTCAAGATGCTGCTTCTCACTGGAGATGGCAACCACTTGCATACGCAGGAATGAAAGTAACATTCTAA
- a CDS encoding ComEA family DNA-binding protein, protein MKKLIFSILLLFASTFSYSSLKSEFKVIESKNTLDSENLLLDINTATEGELLKSGISKSYVEKILEYRNITGGYKKLNEMTRISGIGKKTYEKLKLKFKEPKDVELKKFNINKVDDKTLTYYGFSKKEIQDIRKSQEKNKIRNNLEVKNIISKKKYEELKDYIEY, encoded by the coding sequence ATGAAAAAATTAATTTTTTCAATTTTACTTTTATTTGCCTCTACTTTTTCTTATAGTTCATTAAAAAGTGAGTTTAAAGTTATTGAAAGTAAAAATACATTAGATTCTGAAAATTTATTGTTAGATATAAATACTGCAACTGAAGGAGAACTTCTAAAAAGTGGAATTTCTAAAAGTTATGTGGAAAAAATTTTAGAATACAGAAATATAACTGGTGGATATAAAAAGTTAAATGAAATGACTAGAATATCTGGAATAGGCAAAAAAACTTATGAAAAATTAAAGTTAAAATTTAAAGAACCAAAAGATGTAGAGTTGAAAAAGTTTAATATAAATAAAGTGGATGATAAAACTTTAACATATTATGGATTTAGTAAAAAAGAGATTCAAGATATTAGAAAATCTCAAGAAAAAAATAAAATTAGAAATAACTTAGAAGTGAAAAATATTATTTCTAAGAAAAAATATGAAGAATTAAAAGATTATATTGAATATTAG
- a CDS encoding PHP domain-containing protein, whose product MKDFSERYDLHTHTTYSDGTFTVRELLNRAKYLGLKGIAITDHDTMEGIPEGKKISKELDLDFIPGIEFSCSYEGYEIHILGYFLNEKSEKLTSKLIELKKARKERNEKIIKKLNNLGLKITVEEIEKEATGAIVSRAHICNVMMNKGFVYSKGEAFKQYLGRNGVAYVEKGSSNPLEIIKLIKECNGISALAHPSLVCNSREKTEKILDILIEAGLDGLEVEYSSYTPKETKYYRQLATKKNLLKVGGSDFHGGNRTGVDIAKASIGKEEIGIILEKGYKEE is encoded by the coding sequence ATGAAGGATTTTAGCGAAAGGTATGATTTACACACTCATACAACATATTCAGATGGAACATTTACAGTGAGAGAACTTTTAAATAGAGCAAAGTATTTGGGATTAAAAGGTATCGCAATAACAGATCATGATACAATGGAAGGCATTCCAGAAGGAAAAAAGATATCTAAAGAATTAGATTTAGATTTTATACCTGGAATAGAGTTTTCATGTTCTTATGAAGGATATGAAATTCATATTTTAGGATATTTTTTAAATGAAAAATCAGAAAAATTAACGTCTAAATTGATAGAATTAAAAAAAGCTCGAAAAGAGAGAAATGAAAAGATAATTAAAAAATTAAATAATTTAGGCTTAAAGATAACTGTAGAAGAGATTGAAAAAGAGGCTACAGGAGCAATTGTAAGTAGAGCTCATATATGTAATGTTATGATGAATAAAGGATTTGTTTACTCTAAAGGAGAAGCGTTTAAGCAATACTTAGGTAGGAATGGAGTGGCATATGTAGAAAAAGGAAGCTCAAATCCATTGGAAATAATAAAGCTCATAAAAGAATGTAATGGAATTTCAGCTCTTGCTCATCCTAGTCTAGTTTGTAACTCAAGAGAAAAAACTGAGAAAATATTAGATATATTAATAGAAGCAGGTCTAGATGGTTTAGAAGTTGAATATAGTTCATACACACCAAAAGAAACAAAATACTATAGACAGTTAGCAACTAAAAAAAATCTTTTAAAAGTAGGTGGATCGGATTTTCACGGTGGAAATAGAACTGGTGTGGATATAGCTAAAGCTTCAATAGGCAAGGAAGAGATAGGAATAATATTAGAAAAAGGATACAAGGAGGAGTAA
- a CDS encoding DUF969 domain-containing protein: MIKLIGVLIILIGFVIKLDTIAVVLIAGIATGLVAGIDFVEVLNILGTAFVQTRYMTLLLLTLSVVGILERNGLRERASICISKLKGATAGKVLSIYVTVRMLAAVLSMRLGGHVQFIRPLIYPMAKGAIEKDGVVSEELDEDLKGITNASENYANFFGQNVFVASSGVLLIVGTLQELGVKVEAYAVAKASIPVALITLLLAYIQYYRLDRKIKKLRAK, from the coding sequence GTGATTAAATTAATAGGAGTACTGATTATTCTAATTGGATTTGTAATCAAATTAGATACAATAGCTGTTGTTTTAATAGCTGGAATAGCAACAGGACTTGTTGCAGGAATTGATTTTGTAGAGGTTTTAAATATTCTTGGAACAGCTTTTGTGCAAACAAGATATATGACTTTATTATTACTAACTCTTTCAGTGGTTGGAATACTAGAAAGAAATGGATTAAGAGAAAGAGCATCAATATGTATATCAAAGTTAAAAGGTGCAACAGCAGGAAAAGTACTTTCAATATACGTTACAGTTAGAATGTTAGCTGCAGTTTTATCTATGAGATTAGGTGGACATGTGCAGTTTATAAGACCACTTATTTATCCAATGGCAAAAGGTGCAATAGAGAAGGATGGAGTTGTTTCTGAAGAATTAGATGAAGATTTAAAAGGAATTACAAATGCCTCAGAAAACTATGCAAACTTCTTTGGACAAAATGTATTCGTAGCATCATCTGGAGTTTTATTAATAGTTGGAACTTTACAAGAACTAGGTGTTAAAGTAGAAGCTTATGCTGTTGCAAAAGCCTCTATACCAGTTGCTCTAATAACTTTATTATTAGCATATATCCAGTATTATCGTTTAGACAGAAAAATAAAAAAGTTAAGGGCAAAGTAG
- the rfaD gene encoding ADP-glyceromanno-heptose 6-epimerase produces the protein MIIVTGAAGFIGSAYIWKLNEMGINDILAVDKLRTEEKWLNLRKRDYADWCDRDELFSWLENEENASKVTAVLHMGAISATTEKDGDLLMKNNYEYSKKLWNFCADRNITYVYASSAATYGGGEQGYSDEGSPEELKKLMPLNKYGYSKKFFDDWAFKQEKAPKQWIGAKFFNVYGPQEYHKGRMASMVFHTFNQFNENGGVKLFKSHKEGYKDGEQLRDFVYIKDVVDMLYFCMFSEVPSGVYNIGTGKARSFRDLSMETMKNASENFELKTEDVIEFVPMPEDLRGRYQYFTEASMRKLKEAGYTKDFYSLEDGVADYVKYLKKEDTYL, from the coding sequence ATGATTATAGTAACAGGAGCAGCTGGATTTATAGGAAGTGCATATATTTGGAAATTAAATGAGATGGGAATAAACGATATATTAGCTGTTGATAAATTAAGAACAGAAGAAAAATGGTTAAACTTAAGAAAAAGAGACTATGCTGATTGGTGTGATAGAGACGAGCTATTCTCTTGGTTAGAAAATGAAGAAAATGCAAGTAAAGTAACTGCTGTTTTACATATGGGAGCAATTTCAGCAACAACAGAAAAAGACGGAGATCTTTTAATGAAAAATAACTACGAATACTCTAAAAAATTATGGAATTTCTGTGCAGATAGAAACATAACATATGTTTACGCTTCATCAGCAGCAACATATGGTGGAGGAGAGCAAGGATATAGTGATGAAGGTTCTCCAGAAGAGTTAAAGAAATTAATGCCATTAAATAAATATGGATATTCTAAAAAATTCTTCGACGATTGGGCGTTTAAACAAGAAAAAGCACCAAAGCAATGGATAGGAGCTAAATTCTTCAATGTTTATGGGCCACAAGAGTATCATAAGGGAAGAATGGCATCAATGGTATTCCATACATTTAATCAATTTAATGAAAATGGAGGAGTAAAATTATTTAAATCTCATAAAGAGGGTTATAAAGATGGAGAGCAATTAAGAGATTTCGTTTACATAAAAGACGTTGTTGATATGCTTTATTTCTGTATGTTCAGTGAAGTTCCATCAGGAGTTTATAATATAGGAACTGGAAAAGCTAGAAGTTTCCGTGACTTATCTATGGAAACAATGAAAAATGCAAGTGAAAACTTTGAATTAAAAACAGAGGATGTAATAGAGTTTGTTCCTATGCCAGAGGACTTAAGAGGAAGATACCAATACTTTACAGAAGCTTCTATGAGAAAATTAAAAGAAGCAGGATATACAAAAGACTTCTATTCATTAGAAGATGGAGTAGCAGATTACGTAAAATATCTAAAAAAAGAAGATACTTATTTATAG
- a CDS encoding ROK family transcriptional regulator, which yields MEFKSQNKNITNLLKFINESEGSNKLEIAENIMVSPAALTKISKKLLKDDILLEKKYIDEKNRKKNLLVINYDRFFSIGVLIEKNFTKIILTNLKNDVLGEDTFENNYSGDFEKYLVVLLEFINKIVEKCNVLPEKVLGVGVVVTNEFMVKKSLDLFKEDKFLTLKKEISKKFMGYVFVETEIRAEALYRAFLEPVYKNFFLVKYGEKRGSAIIIDNKLVNPAISHYRSMGTRHFIVEPNSEIYCEICKKKGCFDTMVSPKNIFEEILKENNYSARVENLYKNMSFEEFIKRAESGEITECKSLRKIARYIAILMINHNNLLPLDTFLLSGRIFKSSLFLSYLKMYLQEFQLGEVHEKLIVLEKKLVKEELIASFLPINYIFYNYNFQESSEE from the coding sequence ATGGAGTTTAAAAGCCAAAATAAAAATATAACAAATTTGTTAAAATTTATTAATGAATCTGAGGGGTCAAATAAATTAGAGATAGCTGAAAACATAATGGTTTCACCAGCAGCCTTAACAAAAATATCAAAAAAATTATTAAAAGACGATATTCTTTTAGAAAAAAAATATATAGATGAAAAAAATAGAAAAAAGAATCTTTTAGTTATAAATTATGATAGATTTTTTTCTATAGGGGTATTAATAGAGAAAAATTTTACAAAAATTATTTTAACTAATTTAAAAAATGATGTTTTAGGTGAAGATACTTTTGAAAATAATTATAGTGGAGATTTTGAAAAATATTTAGTAGTACTTTTAGAATTTATTAATAAAATAGTTGAAAAATGTAATGTTTTACCTGAAAAAGTATTGGGAGTTGGAGTTGTTGTAACAAATGAATTTATGGTAAAAAAATCTTTGGATTTATTCAAAGAAGATAAATTTTTAACACTAAAAAAAGAGATAAGTAAAAAATTTATGGGATATGTTTTTGTGGAGACAGAAATTAGAGCAGAGGCTTTGTATAGAGCATTTTTAGAACCTGTATATAAAAATTTTTTCTTAGTAAAATATGGCGAAAAAAGAGGCAGTGCAATAATAATAGATAATAAATTAGTAAATCCAGCAATATCTCACTATAGATCTATGGGAACAAGGCACTTTATAGTTGAGCCTAATTCAGAAATTTATTGTGAAATTTGCAAGAAAAAAGGGTGTTTTGATACTATGGTCTCACCTAAAAATATTTTTGAAGAAATTTTAAAAGAAAATAATTATTCTGCTCGTGTGGAAAATTTATATAAAAATATGAGTTTTGAAGAATTTATAAAAAGAGCAGAAAGTGGCGAAATAACAGAGTGTAAGTCTTTAAGAAAAATTGCAAGATATATAGCAATACTTATGATAAATCATAATAATTTATTACCTTTAGATACATTTTTACTTTCAGGAAGGATTTTTAAAAGTTCATTATTTTTAAGTTATTTAAAAATGTATTTACAAGAGTTTCAGCTAGGAGAAGTTCATGAAAAGTTAATAGTTTTAGAAAAAAAGTTAGTAAAAGAGGAGTTAATAGCTTCGTTTTTACCAATAAACTATATTTTTTATAATTATAACTTTCAAGAAAGTTCAGAAGAATAA
- a CDS encoding DUF979 domain-containing protein, whose product MNINMLLEFMYILCGIILLISGVYSLLDKQNPKRIGSAAFWLIFGFLFIGGPHVNPAIVGGLLLVMGILSATKSVSLASFTTSSEEFREKQAHKIGNMLFVPAGLIGVIAFAIAQFTSLGGLIGLGIGAIVALIVTMVVTKEKVDKIPYDSSRILQQMGPTVILPQLLGSLGSVFAKAGVGTVIAGIMGSVVPEGNILAGVTVYCLAMAIFTMIMGNGFAAFAVITAGIGYPFVIAQGGNPAVVGALGLTAGFCGTLLTPMGANFNIVPASILEMKNKNGVILKQVGVALPLLLLHIVLMYFLAF is encoded by the coding sequence GTGAATATAAATATGTTATTAGAGTTTATGTATATACTTTGTGGAATTATTTTATTGATAAGTGGAGTATATTCGTTATTGGATAAACAAAATCCTAAAAGAATAGGATCAGCTGCATTTTGGTTGATATTTGGATTTTTATTTATAGGTGGACCGCATGTAAATCCAGCTATTGTTGGAGGATTACTTTTAGTAATGGGAATTTTAAGTGCTACAAAATCAGTTTCACTAGCTTCATTTACGACAAGTTCAGAGGAGTTTAGAGAAAAACAAGCACATAAAATCGGAAATATGTTATTTGTTCCAGCTGGATTAATTGGAGTTATCGCCTTTGCAATAGCACAATTTACAAGTTTAGGTGGATTAATTGGACTTGGAATAGGAGCCATAGTGGCTCTAATAGTAACAATGGTAGTAACAAAAGAAAAGGTAGATAAAATACCTTATGATTCAAGTAGAATATTACAACAGATGGGTCCTACGGTTATATTGCCACAGTTACTTGGATCTTTAGGATCAGTATTTGCAAAAGCTGGAGTTGGAACTGTAATAGCAGGTATAATGGGAAGTGTTGTTCCAGAAGGAAATATCTTAGCAGGAGTTACAGTTTACTGTTTAGCAATGGCTATATTTACAATGATAATGGGAAATGGATTTGCTGCATTTGCTGTTATAACAGCAGGAATAGGGTATCCGTTTGTTATTGCACAAGGTGGAAATCCAGCTGTAGTTGGAGCTTTAGGATTAACAGCAGGGTTTTGTGGAACATTATTAACTCCAATGGGAGCTAACTTTAATATTGTTCCAGCATCAATACTAGAGATGAAAAATAAAAATGGTGTAATATTAAAACAGGTAGGAGTAGCTTTACCTCTTTTACTGTTACATATTGTACTTATGTATTTTTTAGCATTTTAA
- a CDS encoding co-chaperone GroES yields MKIKPIGKRVLIQTIEVEETTSTGIILIQNDNEKNYKTGKILALSEDSDVKSLFSINDKIIFSKRAGIKILDTPEEKILLELDDILGIIE; encoded by the coding sequence ATGAAAATTAAACCCATTGGAAAAAGAGTTTTAATTCAAACAATCGAAGTAGAAGAAACAACTTCCACAGGAATAATATTAATACAAAATGATAATGAAAAAAATTATAAAACTGGTAAAATTTTAGCTTTAAGTGAAGATAGCGATGTAAAATCTTTATTTTCTATAAATGACAAAATTATTTTTTCTAAAAGAGCTGGTATTAAAATTTTAGATACTCCTGAAGAAAAAATTCTTCTAGAGCTTGACGATATCTTAGGTATAATCGAATAA